A stretch of the Fusobacterium varium genome encodes the following:
- a CDS encoding amino acid ABC transporter substrate-binding protein has protein sequence MKKLFCAVMMLLMGIVGSVSFAKESKVLYVGTNAEFQPFEYLENGKIVGFDVELMEEIGKLIGKEIEWKNIAFDGLLPALQAKKLDVIIAGMTATEERKKFVNFSETYYTSNQMILINKENPVVESFDKLAGHNVGVILGYTGDIAVSAIDGVKVQRYNGAAEAIMALKAKKVDAVVLDSEPAKNYAKQNNELGLINTDVSKEEYAIAVGKDNKALVDNIDKALKTLNENGTYDKLIQKYFGDK, from the coding sequence ATGAAAAAATTATTTTGTGCAGTTATGATGTTGCTTATGGGGATTGTTGGAAGTGTAAGTTTTGCCAAAGAAAGTAAAGTTCTTTATGTGGGAACTAATGCTGAATTTCAGCCATTTGAATATCTTGAGAATGGCAAAATAGTAGGATTTGATGTAGAACTTATGGAAGAAATTGGAAAATTAATAGGAAAAGAAATTGAATGGAAAAATATAGCTTTTGATGGACTGCTTCCAGCTCTTCAGGCTAAAAAACTAGATGTAATCATAGCTGGAATGACAGCTACAGAGGAGAGAAAAAAATTCGTCAACTTCTCTGAAACTTATTATACATCTAATCAAATGATTCTGATAAACAAAGAAAATCCAGTAGTTGAATCTTTTGATAAACTTGCTGGACACAATGTTGGAGTTATCCTTGGATATACAGGGGACATTGCTGTAAGTGCAATAGATGGAGTTAAAGTTCAGAGATACAATGGAGCAGCAGAAGCTATAATGGCTCTTAAAGCTAAAAAAGTAGATGCAGTAGTTTTAGACTCTGAACCTGCTAAAAATTATGCTAAACAAAACAATGAACTTGGACTTATCAATACTGATGTATCTAAAGAAGAGTATGCAATCGCTGTTGGAAAAGACAACAAAGCTCTTGTTGATAATATAGACAAGGCTCTAAAGACGCTTAATGAAAATGGAACTTATGATAAACTTATTCAAAAATATTTTGGAGATAAATAA
- the rlmCD gene encoding 23S rRNA methyltransferase → MVKKFEIIELKVDKIVNGGEGLGYYNDFAVFVPMSVPGDILKVKIISVKKTYARGLIEEIVSAGEERIEDINKISFEDFQGCDFGMLKYEAQLKYKKLMVEDVLKKIGKIENISAADVIGSEDPYHYRNKIIEPFRISKGEIISGFFKRKSHDIFEVEENILNSRLGNKIIKELKSILNREKVSVYDENEHKGILRNVMVRTNSKNEAMLVLIINAVKIEKRYKDILMELKNKVSEIKSVYISLNPKRTNVALGEKNIFIWGEKTITEEIDGISFNISPLSFFQINLSQTKKLYNTAVNYFKDIENKNVVDAYSGTGTLAMILSKKAKKVFAIELVQSATNDGIKTARENGINNIEFINGAVEDKLPELIKKGEKVDAIIFDPPRKGIEESSLLKVAESNIKEIVYISCNPSTFARDAEILSRQGYTLEKVQPVDMFPGTAHTEIVGRFIR, encoded by the coding sequence ATGGTAAAAAAGTTTGAAATAATTGAACTTAAGGTAGATAAAATAGTTAATGGAGGAGAAGGATTAGGATATTATAACGATTTTGCAGTATTTGTTCCTATGTCTGTTCCTGGAGATATATTAAAGGTAAAAATAATTTCTGTTAAAAAGACTTATGCCAGAGGATTGATTGAAGAAATAGTTTCAGCGGGAGAAGAGAGAATAGAAGACATCAATAAAATATCTTTTGAAGATTTTCAAGGGTGTGATTTTGGAATGTTGAAATATGAGGCTCAGTTGAAATATAAAAAACTCATGGTTGAAGATGTTCTTAAAAAAATAGGTAAAATAGAAAATATATCAGCAGCAGATGTAATTGGAAGTGAAGATCCATATCATTATAGAAATAAAATAATAGAACCATTCAGAATATCAAAAGGAGAAATTATAAGTGGATTTTTTAAGAGAAAATCTCATGATATTTTTGAAGTAGAAGAAAATATACTTAATTCAAGGCTTGGGAATAAAATAATAAAAGAGTTGAAAAGTATATTAAATAGAGAAAAAGTTTCTGTATATGATGAGAATGAACATAAAGGAATACTAAGAAATGTAATGGTAAGAACAAACTCCAAAAATGAAGCTATGTTGGTACTTATTATAAATGCAGTAAAAATTGAAAAAAGATATAAAGATATACTTATGGAACTTAAAAATAAAGTAAGTGAAATAAAGTCTGTTTATATTTCTTTAAATCCAAAGAGAACTAATGTTGCTTTAGGTGAGAAAAATATATTTATCTGGGGAGAAAAAACTATAACAGAAGAAATTGATGGAATAAGTTTTAATATTTCACCACTTTCTTTTTTTCAGATAAATCTTTCTCAAACTAAAAAATTATATAACACAGCAGTAAATTATTTTAAAGATATTGAAAATAAAAATGTAGTAGATGCTTATTCTGGAACTGGAACTCTTGCCATGATACTCTCTAAAAAAGCTAAAAAAGTATTTGCAATAGAATTAGTTCAGTCAGCAACTAATGATGGAATAAAAACAGCTAGAGAAAATGGGATAAATAATATAGAATTTATAAATGGAGCTGTAGAAGATAAACTTCCTGAGCTTATAAAAAAAGGAGAAAAGGTAGACGCAATTATCTTTGATCCTCCAAGAAAAGGAATAGAGGAAAGTAGTTTGCTGAAAGTAGCAGAAAGCAATATAAAAGAAATAGTATATATTTCTTGTAATCCATCTACTTTTGCCAGAGATGCTGAGATACTAAGCAGACAAGGGTATACTCTTGAAAAAGTACAGCCTGTGGACATGTTTCCAGGTACAGCCCATACAGAGATAGTAGGGAGATTTATTAGGTAA
- a CDS encoding putative acetyltransferase → MNLKLIKMNEIYKEQLNNMMEEWYAAEEKIVPYAIIKTDYHDFTNYVIKLESATDINGFVPNSTFFCLDVNRNILVGAVNIRHCLNQNLLLNGGHIGDGVRPSERRKGIATQMIKLALEECKKLGIHKVLMVCDKKNIGSAKSIINNGGILENEIVVDGIIEQRYWIEN, encoded by the coding sequence ATGAATCTAAAATTAATAAAAATGAATGAAATATATAAAGAGCAGCTAAACAATATGATGGAAGAATGGTATGCAGCAGAGGAAAAAATCGTTCCATATGCAATTATTAAAACAGACTATCATGATTTTACAAATTATGTAATTAAGTTAGAGTCAGCAACTGATATTAATGGATTTGTTCCAAACTCCACTTTTTTCTGTTTGGATGTTAATCGAAACATACTCGTTGGAGCAGTAAATATCAGACACTGTTTAAATCAAAATCTTTTACTCAATGGAGGCCATATTGGAGATGGAGTTCGCCCTTCAGAAAGAAGAAAAGGAATTGCTACACAAATGATTAAACTGGCACTTGAAGAATGTAAAAAACTTGGAATACACAAAGTATTGATGGTTTGTGATAAAAAAAATATAGGCTCAGCAAAAAGCATTATCAATAATGGCGGAATTTTAGAGAATGAAATTGTTGTTGATGGAATTATTGAACAGCGTTATTGGATAGAAAATTGA
- a CDS encoding putative bacterial signaling protein has product MIRNKKFLKSIFFVLLGAACLVSINSIIQIQKYGHWINYLGIVRGASQRIFKLESNHKENNELLKYIDDILYDLSTGKGKYGLPYIQKDIVYTENLKNLNIKWKLIKNDIYDVRKGKENSELLKASEDFFELANNTVFSGEKYARKQATYLTLLIILLSVSSLITWLFIFIMHTKNQIFLEKLNDKLKDIVYKDELTGDGNLKKFKLDAEKLIKENSEIKFAVFYLDFENFKYCNDVLGYKFGDYILKEYNKLLKEDMKDKETFGRVSADRFVVLRKYKDKHELIERQKHIDEKLKKIVEKSNERYNAAIYYGICCLEDIKEEMKIDELIDKANFAQKTIKGQVINYAFYNENIRNKMREENYIRDNILKAIENEEFVVYFQPKVELKEKKIRNAEALVRWKNSLGKLIPPGLFIPILEKDLLISVLDQYVFEKTCQWLKKQMKECKRILPVSVNVSKMQFYSLDFIEVYSKLKKKYGVPNNIVIIEFTESAIFNDIKRVKEIIDELHINGFLCSIDDFGNGYSSLNALKDMKVDSLKIDSLFFNESENKRREEIIIKGIITLAKELNMKTVAEGIEKQEQVDFLREAGCDLIQGYIFYRPMPIEDFEKLENINWISYDE; this is encoded by the coding sequence ATGATAAGAAATAAAAAATTTCTGAAATCTATTTTTTTCGTTTTATTAGGAGCAGCATGTTTAGTATCAATAAACTCTATTATACAAATTCAAAAATATGGACATTGGATTAATTATCTTGGAATAGTAAGAGGAGCATCTCAAAGAATATTTAAGTTAGAGAGTAATCATAAAGAAAATAATGAATTATTAAAATATATTGATGATATTTTATATGATCTTTCAACAGGGAAGGGAAAATATGGACTTCCCTATATACAAAAAGATATTGTTTACACTGAAAATTTGAAAAATTTAAATATAAAGTGGAAATTAATAAAAAATGACATATATGATGTAAGAAAAGGAAAAGAGAATTCAGAACTTTTAAAAGCAAGTGAAGATTTTTTTGAACTTGCAAATAATACAGTTTTTTCTGGGGAAAAATATGCAAGAAAGCAGGCAACTTATCTCACATTATTAATAATTCTCCTTTCTGTATCTTCTTTAATTACATGGTTGTTCATTTTTATAATGCACACTAAAAATCAGATTTTTTTAGAAAAGTTAAATGATAAACTTAAAGATATTGTTTATAAAGATGAATTGACAGGAGATGGAAATTTAAAAAAATTTAAGTTAGATGCAGAAAAATTGATAAAAGAAAATTCAGAAATAAAATTTGCTGTTTTCTATTTAGATTTTGAGAACTTCAAATACTGTAATGATGTATTGGGATATAAGTTTGGAGATTATATATTAAAGGAATATAATAAGCTGTTAAAAGAAGATATGAAAGATAAAGAAACTTTTGGAAGAGTTTCTGCTGACAGATTTGTTGTTTTAAGAAAATATAAGGATAAGCATGAACTTATAGAACGTCAAAAACATATAGATGAAAAGCTTAAAAAAATTGTTGAAAAAAGCAATGAACGTTATAATGCTGCCATATATTATGGAATATGCTGTCTTGAAGATATAAAAGAAGAAATGAAAATAGACGAATTAATAGATAAAGCTAATTTTGCTCAAAAAACAATAAAAGGACAAGTGATTAATTATGCCTTTTATAATGAAAATATAAGAAATAAAATGAGAGAAGAAAATTATATAAGAGATAATATTTTAAAAGCAATAGAAAATGAGGAATTTGTAGTGTATTTCCAACCCAAAGTAGAACTAAAAGAAAAGAAAATAAGAAATGCAGAAGCTCTGGTAAGATGGAAAAATTCTCTTGGAAAATTGATACCACCAGGACTTTTTATTCCAATTCTTGAAAAAGATTTGTTAATAAGCGTTTTAGATCAATATGTTTTTGAAAAAACGTGTCAGTGGCTGAAAAAACAAATGAAAGAATGTAAAAGAATACTTCCAGTTTCAGTTAATGTATCTAAGATGCAATTTTATAGTTTAGATTTTATAGAAGTATATAGTAAACTAAAAAAGAAATATGGTGTTCCAAACAATATAGTGATAATTGAGTTTACTGAATCGGCTATCTTTAATGATATAAAAAGAGTAAAAGAAATAATAGATGAACTTCATATAAATGGTTTTTTATGTTCAATAGATGACTTTGGAAATGGATATTCTTCTTTAAATGCATTGAAAGATATGAAAGTAGACAGCCTTAAAATAGACTCTTTATTTTTTAATGAAAGTGAAAATAAAAGAAGAGAAGAAATTATTATAAAAGGAATAATAACTTTAGCTAAAGAGCTCAATATGAAAACAGTGGCTGAGGGAATAGAAAAACAGGAGCAGGTAGACTTTTTGAGAGAAGCAGGATGTGACTTGATACAGGGATATATATTTTATAGGCCTATGCCTATTGAAGACTTTGAAAAGTTAGAAAATATAAACTGGATATCATATGATGAATAG
- a CDS encoding biotin biosynthesis protein, with amino-acid sequence MTFDKNFTTYDNNAIVQKKVAATLAEYIKTDSSLLKNINKVIELGCGTGIFTKEFLSRVTPNYLILNDFFNVKEYLKNFNYDEFIQGDIEVITFPKADIIISSSAFQWVNSFEKLIDNISASTNNLAFSIYTKGNLKEIYEHFNISLNYLENKKIHQILRKKFKNITSKKETIILDFNDPLEALRHLKNTGVTGFQKTSISKIRSFTSCTLTYEISYFICKA; translated from the coding sequence ATGACTTTTGATAAAAATTTTACTACTTATGATAATAATGCAATAGTTCAAAAAAAAGTTGCTGCTACTTTAGCAGAATATATAAAAACTGATTCTTCTTTATTAAAAAATATAAATAAAGTTATTGAGCTTGGATGTGGTACAGGTATATTTACAAAAGAATTTCTTTCCAGAGTTACTCCAAATTACCTCATTCTTAATGATTTTTTTAATGTAAAAGAATATTTAAAAAATTTCAATTATGATGAATTTATTCAAGGGGATATTGAAGTTATTACTTTTCCAAAAGCTGATATTATCATTTCCAGTTCTGCTTTTCAATGGGTAAATTCCTTTGAAAAATTAATAGATAATATTTCAGCTTCAACCAATAATTTAGCTTTCTCAATTTATACAAAAGGGAATCTGAAAGAAATATATGAACATTTCAATATTTCGCTAAATTATTTAGAGAACAAGAAAATTCACCAAATACTAAGAAAAAAATTTAAAAATATAACTTCAAAAAAAGAAACAATAATCCTTGACTTTAACGACCCTTTAGAGGCTCTAAGGCATCTAAAAAACACTGGTGTTACAGGATTTCAAAAGACAAGTATAAGCAAAATACGCTCTTTTACTTCCTGCACTCTGACTTATGAAATAAGTTATTTTATCTGCAAAGCTTAG
- the truB gene encoding tRNA pseudouridine synthase B: MEGIINVNKPSGITSFDVVRKLRRILHERKIGHTGTLDPLAQGVLVVCIGKATKLVQDIEGYEKTYTAGFELGYRTDTYDTEGQIIEKREVNNISLGKLENALKNFIGEIEQIPPMYSALKVDGKKLYELARQGIEVERKARLIEIKFIDIIEFDGLKGKIRCGVSKGTYIRSLIDDMGKALGTLATMTSLVREKVGTSNIKDSYTLEEIETMYSEEKTDFLYSVEDFFKYPKITLEGEKNMILFLNGNTVRFAAADGRYRIYNNTGKFLGLCNVSNNLLKGYKYF; the protein is encoded by the coding sequence TTGGAAGGCATAATAAATGTGAATAAACCTAGCGGAATAACTTCTTTTGATGTTGTAAGAAAATTGAGAAGAATTCTGCATGAAAGAAAAATAGGACATACAGGAACTCTAGATCCTCTTGCACAAGGTGTTTTAGTTGTATGTATAGGTAAAGCAACAAAATTAGTTCAGGATATAGAGGGATATGAAAAAACTTATACTGCTGGATTTGAACTTGGATATAGAACTGATACCTATGATACAGAAGGACAAATAATAGAAAAGAGAGAAGTAAATAATATTAGTCTTGGCAAACTAGAAAATGCATTGAAAAACTTCATTGGAGAGATAGAACAGATACCACCTATGTATTCAGCTTTAAAGGTAGATGGAAAAAAGCTTTATGAACTTGCAAGACAGGGAATTGAAGTTGAAAGAAAAGCCAGATTAATAGAAATAAAGTTTATAGATATCATTGAATTTGATGGATTAAAAGGAAAAATAAGGTGTGGTGTTTCAAAAGGAACATACATTCGTTCATTGATAGATGATATGGGAAAAGCTTTAGGAACTCTTGCTACAATGACATCTTTAGTGAGAGAAAAAGTAGGAACTTCAAATATTAAAGATTCTTATACACTAGAAGAGATAGAAACTATGTATAGTGAGGAAAAAACAGATTTTTTATACAGTGTAGAGGATTTCTTTAAGTATCCTAAAATAACATTAGAAGGAGAAAAGAATATGATTCTTTTCCTTAATGGAAATACAGTGAGATTTGCAGCTGCTGATGGCAGATATAGGATATATAATAATACTGGAAAATTTTTAGGATTATGTAATGTAAGTAATAATTTATTAAAGGGATATAAATATTTTTAA
- a CDS encoding putative transcriptional activator, translating into MKLVDFMPNDVKKKLQHNTFSPGEIILYAETENDYVHFLIDGMAEAYIPNSQGGFSTIHIYKPGSFFGEAEQFYTGRKPVEISAMTPCIVDKLHRNDFFDWMKKDFEVTKLIIKEIVHKLILNSEYIEEISQLTVKERFLRCIATHYQLNNIKYLTKEEVAKETKSPVRSINRAIAACTKEGILCYKNRQIHILDKEKLQTYLR; encoded by the coding sequence ATGAAGTTAGTTGATTTTATGCCCAATGATGTGAAAAAAAAATTACAACACAATACATTTTCTCCAGGTGAAATTATACTTTATGCAGAAACTGAAAATGATTATGTCCATTTCTTGATTGATGGTATGGCAGAAGCTTATATTCCAAATTCACAAGGAGGGTTTTCAACTATTCATATTTATAAACCAGGTAGTTTTTTTGGTGAAGCAGAACAGTTCTATACAGGAAGAAAGCCAGTAGAAATTTCTGCTATGACTCCATGTATAGTAGATAAACTCCATAGAAACGATTTTTTTGATTGGATGAAAAAGGATTTTGAAGTAACCAAACTAATTATCAAAGAGATTGTTCATAAGTTGATTTTGAATAGTGAGTATATCGAGGAAATATCACAATTGACGGTTAAAGAACGTTTTTTACGCTGTATTGCTACTCATTATCAACTTAACAACATAAAATATCTAACAAAAGAAGAAGTGGCAAAAGAAACTAAATCCCCTGTGCGAAGTATCAATCGTGCTATTGCAGCATGTACAAAAGAAGGTATACTATGTTATAAAAATAGGCAAATTCATATTTTAGATAAAGAAAAACTACAAACATATTTAAGGTAA
- the argG gene encoding argininosuccinate synthase — MKEKVVLAYSGGLDTSVIIPWLKENYDFDVIAVAVDVGQKDDFTAVEKKALQIGASKFYAADKKEELVNDFIIPMLKSGAKYEGTYLLGTSIARPVIAKALVEIAQQEGASYIVHGATGKGNDQVRFELGIKALAPNMKVIAPWRIWDIKSRKQEIEYLKSHGIELPFKENTSYSRDENLFHISHEGLELESPHNAPDYNHVLQWVLPLEKTSDTPECISIDFEKGVPVKLNGKSMSALDIINSLNEIGAKHGVGVIDLVENRLVGMKSRGVYETPGGTILYFAHEELERLCMDRESLQAKIKLSNDMAKLIYNGQWFTRYRKALSAFVEETQEFITGTVNLKLYKGNILLNGMDSEYSLYSEEFSTFDEDTVYNQKDAEGFINLFGLPIKIEALLRNK; from the coding sequence ATGAAAGAAAAAGTTGTTTTAGCATATTCAGGGGGATTAGATACTTCAGTTATCATTCCATGGTTAAAGGAAAATTATGATTTTGATGTTATAGCTGTGGCAGTAGATGTTGGACAAAAAGATGATTTTACTGCTGTTGAGAAAAAAGCTTTACAGATAGGAGCTTCAAAGTTCTATGCTGCTGATAAAAAAGAGGAATTAGTTAATGATTTCATAATCCCTATGCTTAAATCAGGAGCAAAATATGAGGGAACATATCTATTAGGAACATCTATAGCCAGACCTGTAATAGCTAAAGCTCTTGTAGAAATTGCTCAGCAAGAAGGTGCTTCTTACATAGTTCATGGAGCTACTGGAAAAGGTAATGACCAGGTGAGATTTGAATTAGGTATCAAAGCTCTTGCACCTAATATGAAAGTTATCGCTCCCTGGCGTATCTGGGATATCAAATCTCGTAAACAGGAAATTGAATATTTGAAATCTCATGGGATAGAACTCCCATTTAAAGAAAACACTTCTTACAGCAGAGATGAAAATCTATTTCACATAAGCCACGAAGGACTTGAACTTGAAAGTCCTCACAATGCTCCAGACTACAATCATGTACTGCAGTGGGTGCTTCCTCTGGAGAAAACAAGTGATACTCCTGAGTGCATATCTATAGATTTTGAAAAAGGTGTTCCTGTAAAACTTAATGGAAAGTCTATGTCAGCTCTTGATATTATAAATTCTTTAAATGAGATAGGAGCAAAGCATGGAGTAGGAGTTATAGACCTTGTTGAAAATCGTCTTGTTGGAATGAAATCTCGTGGAGTATATGAAACTCCTGGTGGAACTATACTTTATTTTGCCCATGAAGAACTTGAAAGATTATGTATGGACCGAGAATCACTTCAGGCAAAAATAAAACTATCTAATGATATGGCTAAATTAATCTATAATGGTCAATGGTTCACTAGATACAGAAAAGCTTTATCTGCTTTTGTAGAAGAAACTCAGGAATTCATAACTGGAACTGTAAATCTTAAGCTTTATAAAGGAAATATCTTATTAAATGGTATGGATTCTGAATATTCTCTGTATTCGGAAGAATTTTCTACATTTGATGAGGATACTGTATATAATCAAAAAGATGCTGAAGGATTTATTAATCTTTTTGGACTTCCTATTAAAATAGAGGCTCTTTTAAGAAATAAATAA
- the bioF gene encoding 8-amino-7-oxononanoate synthase — MKKEILIKELNALKSACNFRQLKKCDNTLINLSSNDYLGLANDKELLNEFHSKYSPKLSSSSSRLIDGSYHEVMELEKELEIIYENPAIVFNSGFDANSSIIETFYNKKSLILTDRLNHASIYDGILNSEAVFMRYKHLDMKNLENLLIKYRDVYEDILVVSETVYSMDGDIADLKKLVNLKKKYNFDLMIDEAHSYGVYGYGVAKELNVVKDIDFLIIPLGKGGGSIGAYAICSQLVKDYIINKSRKFIYSTALPPVNHMWNLFLLKKMPHFKNKMEKLQEIKEYTHKLLKENHIDTVSSTHIISIIIGNNSKVIEISENMKKKGFLLYGVKEPTVPKGTARFRIGLNPQLSKEDILRFVKELKYEINTIL, encoded by the coding sequence ATGAAAAAAGAAATTTTAATAAAAGAACTTAATGCTCTTAAATCCGCCTGTAATTTCAGACAATTAAAAAAATGTGATAATACCCTAATAAATCTTTCATCTAATGATTATTTGGGACTTGCAAATGATAAAGAATTATTAAATGAATTTCATTCTAAATATTCTCCAAAACTTTCTTCAAGTTCTTCTAGGCTCATAGATGGTTCGTACCATGAAGTCATGGAATTAGAAAAAGAACTTGAAATCATTTATGAAAACCCAGCTATAGTATTTAATTCTGGTTTTGATGCTAATTCATCTATAATAGAAACTTTTTATAATAAAAAATCTCTAATTCTTACTGACAGGTTAAATCATGCAAGTATTTATGATGGGATTCTCAATAGTGAAGCTGTTTTTATGAGATATAAACACTTAGATATGAAAAATCTGGAAAATCTTCTTATAAAATACAGAGATGTCTATGAGGATATTCTTGTAGTATCTGAAACTGTATACAGTATGGATGGAGATATAGCTGATTTAAAAAAACTTGTCAATTTAAAGAAAAAATATAATTTTGATCTTATGATAGATGAAGCTCATTCATATGGTGTTTACGGTTATGGAGTAGCTAAAGAACTCAATGTTGTAAAAGATATTGATTTTCTTATTATCCCATTAGGAAAAGGCGGAGGTTCAATTGGAGCATATGCTATTTGTTCTCAATTAGTCAAAGATTATATAATTAATAAAAGTAGAAAATTTATCTACAGCACTGCACTTCCTCCTGTAAATCACATGTGGAATCTTTTCTTACTAAAAAAAATGCCACATTTTAAAAATAAAATGGAAAAACTTCAAGAAATAAAAGAATATACTCATAAACTTTTGAAAGAAAATCATATAGATACTGTATCATCAACTCATATTATTAGTATAATAATAGGAAATAATTCAAAAGTTATAGAAATTTCTGAAAATATGAAGAAAAAAGGATTTCTGCTCTATGGGGTGAAAGAACCTACAGTTCCTAAAGGAACAGCAAGATTCAGAATAGGTCTAAACCCTCAACTTTCAAAAGAAGATATTTTAAGATTTGTAAAGGAGCTAAAATATGAAATTAATACTATTCTTTAA
- a CDS encoding putative transposase translates to MQKPTNNNIFFQLNQPKLFNFLQYEISDNDPVRKLSSILEGLDFSSLMQVFSYKTKVHPIRMFSIIVYAYSRNLTSTRDIEMACHENIKFRFLLQDSKIPDHSTISRFLVKTEDILPDLFEQFVEKIFEMENISTETIYIDGTKIEAYANKYTFVWKKSIEKYRTRLDEKILELISNFNDDFNLQYDNFLEIYSYLSNLNFQIVKGRGKRKSKEQKYLELCAEYLEKYQKYSNHFKNLNGRNSYSKTDIDATFMRMKDDHMRNGQLKPGYNLQIGVISEYISSYEIFSNPSDSKTLIPFLEKISSQNLEIKNIVADAGYESISNYEYLEKMDYTSYIKPIYFEKSKIRKFKNDLNRVENLIYNNSENKLFRKDGLELEFLYSNKNNTVQYFWNPETNKKIKYNARFRILSNKSKENVSSNYGKQLRMDRSIQVEGAFAVLKEDMKLRKLKVRSKKSVLREICLFCIAYNFNRYLSRNINNRLGTTLHSLKVA, encoded by the coding sequence ATGCAAAAACCAACTAATAATAACATTTTTTTTCAATTAAATCAACCTAAACTTTTTAACTTTTTACAATATGAAATTTCTGATAATGATCCTGTAAGAAAACTTAGCTCAATATTGGAGGGATTAGATTTTAGTAGTTTAATGCAAGTATTTTCTTACAAAACAAAGGTACATCCTATCAGAATGTTTTCTATCATTGTTTATGCCTATTCGCGCAATTTAACTTCTACTAGAGATATAGAAATGGCTTGCCATGAAAATATTAAATTTAGGTTTCTTTTACAAGATTCTAAAATTCCTGATCACTCTACTATTTCTAGATTCTTAGTAAAAACTGAAGATATTCTTCCAGATCTATTTGAACAATTCGTTGAAAAAATTTTTGAAATGGAAAATATTTCCACTGAAACAATATATATTGATGGCACTAAAATTGAAGCATATGCTAATAAATATACATTTGTTTGGAAAAAATCTATTGAGAAATATAGAACTAGATTAGATGAAAAAATTCTTGAATTAATTTCAAATTTTAATGATGATTTCAACTTACAATATGACAACTTCCTTGAAATATATTCATATCTTTCTAATTTGAATTTTCAAATAGTCAAAGGTAGAGGAAAGAGAAAATCTAAAGAGCAAAAGTATTTAGAATTATGCGCAGAATACTTAGAAAAGTATCAAAAATATTCTAATCATTTTAAAAATCTTAATGGTAGAAATAGCTATTCAAAAACTGATATAGATGCTACTTTTATGAGAATGAAAGATGACCATATGAGAAATGGTCAATTAAAACCTGGATATAATCTACAAATAGGAGTGATTAGTGAATATATTTCTTCATATGAAATTTTTTCTAACCCTTCTGATTCTAAAACTTTGATTCCATTTTTAGAGAAAATTTCATCTCAAAATTTAGAAATTAAAAATATTGTAGCTGATGCAGGATATGAAAGTATTTCAAATTATGAATATTTGGAAAAAATGGACTATACTTCATACATAAAACCAATATATTTTGAAAAATCTAAAATCAGAAAGTTTAAAAATGATTTAAACAGAGTAGAAAATTTAATATATAATAATTCTGAAAATAAGCTATTTAGAAAAGATGGATTAGAATTAGAATTTCTATACTCTAACAAAAATAATACAGTTCAATATTTTTGGAATCCTGAAACTAACAAAAAAATTAAGTACAATGCAAGATTTAGAATTTTATCAAATAAATCAAAAGAGAATGTATCAAGCAATTATGGAAAACAATTAAGAATGGACAGAAGTATTCAAGTAGAAGGTGCTTTTGCAGTTTTGAAAGAAGATATGAAATTGCGAAAATTAAAAGTTCGAAGTAAAAAAAGTGTTTTAAGAGAAATATGTTTGTTTTGTATCGCTTACAACTTCAACAGATATCTAAGCAGAAATATAAATAATCGCTTAGGAACAACACTTCACTCATTAAAAGTAGCTTAG